The sequence below is a genomic window from Sulfuracidifex metallicus DSM 6482 = JCM 9184.
CTTCCCTCGACTTGGAAGCTATAAAGAAGATAGGTATGTTCGACGAGAAATACGCTAGGGATGAGGATGTCTGGGTCTATTCTAAGCTGAGAAAGGAGGGAATGAAGGTGGGATCAATTGAAGAGAGATGTCTGCACCTCAATAGATCCCATGAAAGGAAAGACCTTAGAACTTCCATTAAGGAAGCCAGGAGGAATTTATGGAGACCTAAATACGACGTTATGCTCATGATGGATGGGTTAACCCAAGCAACCTTTCTCACTGGATATACATATTATGGTTCATATTACATAGTAGGAGTACTCTCTGTTCTATTTTACCCTGCCTCATTACTTTACTTACCGATAGTTGGAGTCGGCATTAAGTATTACGGAGGATTTAGGAGATGGTTCTATAATCTAATTCCGGGATTAGCTCTAGCTTTAGCTTTTCCCTATGGAATAGCATGGAACTTGGTAAGAAGACACAAACACTAAAGATCCTTTACTTCGTTATATAAGGTTTCAATTCTGTTAAGGAAAGTTTCTTTCATTGAAACGTCATAAGATATCTCTCCTCCTACAATAACTGTCTTCACTGCGTTTCCGGTAACGTTATACACCAAGTTAGACACTATTCTATCCTCCTTCAGCGGTAACATGCTCCGTCTATCTAGAATAACTAGATCTGCTACCTTTCCTTTCTTGACTTCACCTCCGTTTATGCCTATCAATTTGTATCCGTTTACTGTGGAAGCCTCTAAGACGTGGGAAGCCTTAACCCAAAGATCCCAATAAGAGTGTCTCTGTAATAGGACAGCAGTCTTCATTTCTCTGAACATATCCAGGGAGTTATTGCTTGCAGCGCCATCTGTACCTATTGTCACGTTGACGCCTGACTCATGCATTTCCTTGAATGGAAATGATCCAGCTGTAGCAAGCTTCATGTTAGAAGTTGGACAATGGGTGGATGTTTTTCCCTTCATATATGATATCTCTTGGTTTGTAATCCAACCCATGTGAACCGCTTGAATCAGGTTTAGGAAACCGGTTTCATTAAGCAACTCCACTGGGAACTTACCGGTTTTTCTCTTAATAGAGTAAACCTCTTGTCTTGTTTCTGATACATGCATGTGAATCCACGTTTTCTGAGATTTAGCTATTTGGGCCGCCTTATGCAGGGTTTCTAAGGAGGCGGTATAGAGAGAGTGAACGTTAACTATGGGCTTGAAGAAGGTTGAAGGGGAGAGAGATTCTTGCCTTCTCTTTACCGATTCCGAGTCCTCTCTGTTATCCATGAAAGTTTCACCTGCAAATGCCCTTATGCGGTACTTTTCCGCCAAACCCTTTATCCCCGAAGGATTGAAATACATGTCCACGAAAGCCGTAGTTCCAGAGAGCAACATCTCTATAACAGAGATTTCGCTACCGACGTTCATGATGTCGTTATAAATGGATGCCTCTTTCTCCCACATGAAGGACAACCATTGATGTAAGTCCAAATCGTCCTTGTAGCCCCTCAAAATCGACATTGGAGTATGAGTGTGAGCATTTACCAACCCTGACATTAGGACTCCTCCTTTGCAGTCCAACACGTCGCCCGACTGATAATCCCCTACGTCCATCACCATACCGTCTTTAATGTATACGTTAACCCCACTAAGCACGTTCCAAGGGTCAGACAACACGAATGAACAGCCAGTGATAGTAAATTCCCTAAATGACTCTCTCAACTAGGTTCACCTTCTCTATAATGAATGTACATGAGTCTCCCTTACATGACGTTTTGCCTTTAACGTTTATCTTTTTAGTGAATAGCGGTGCATTAACCACGAAAGTCTCAGCTTCTCCTCCTTCGAACGCAGGATTGAAGCTAAACTTTCTGGAGGCTGAGATAATTCTCTCCACTTCAGCTTCTCCAATTTCTTTTCCAACCAAATCGTGAGGAAAACCCATAGAGGCTGAGTGAGTTATTATGAACGAGAAACCTTCCCTGGGGAGCCACCTGAGGTATTCCTCTTGGTTTTTCCTCCAAAGAGGAGAGAAAACCCTCAGGTTCAGCTCCTGAGCTATCATGTTAACGTTCATCCGTTGATAATCCGAAAGCAACGCTCCGGTTAGGACTCCGTCCATCCCTTCATCTACGCAACTTGACATTGCCCTCCTAAGGTCGTTCAGCTCAGACGACTTTTCTCCTGATGTATTGATGAATGTTAAAGGTAGACCCATAGAATCGGCTTGAAATTTAGTAAACTTCACGTTCTGATATTGAAACATCCATGAGTCATCCCTCTCTGGGATAAAAGTGATTAATTTACCTAACTTAAAACCCTTGAATATTGCCCAATGCAGTGCGTAAGTACTGTCCTTTCCTCCAGAGAATAACACACATAGTATCATTAAGACAGTGAAGACAGTTTTAGTTTCTATTAAGTGTTTGTGTATTTCATGATCTCATGAGAATTTCGGAACTTTCTTTAAGTAGAATTTGACTAACCTTGAATTCCTCCTTTCTTCTTTGGCTAACGAGACTGTCCATATCTTCCACGGAAAGCATATATGGATCTAACATTTTGACTTCGTAGTAGCCTACTAAGTAAATTTCGTTGGACATGAGTATTAAGTCGGTTAACTTCCTTGCATTTCCTATCACTTGCTTCAGGTAATCCAAGGAATAGCATGAAAGCAAAGGCTGAAATCTTCCATCGTAGTAGGAAACAACCTTGAAATTCTTGTCACAAAAGTGTTCAACTAACCTACTTGTTAAGAAAGGGTAATCGCACCCAGTCAAAAATACTTTATCGCCCTTCATGTAGTTTAGAGCAGTCTTAATACCCTTTAAAGGACCCTCGTATCTTCCTTCCTCAACTACCTCCCTCTTGTAACCTCTTTGATGTCTGCTCACTATAAGAGGTTCTCCAAACTCGAAGTTGAGCCTATCTAACATTGTAGCTCCATTTATCTTGAACTCGCACTTATCACAGCCGAACCTACTTGACTTTCCCCCAGCTAATATTACGACGTCAAAAGAGATATGCCTCTACCTCATCCCCTTTCTTGTAGTGAGTCATCTTCTTGAAATACCCGTAACCGTTTGCTTTGGCTAAATCAGAATATAACCCCACTCCCCATCTCAATGGCTTGGCGTAACAGCCTTCTATATCCAGTAGAAAAGTTGAGTCCATGTTGTGAACTATTAGAAGGTCTTCGTCTAAGATAACTTTTACCTTTCTCCTCTTAACTCCTATCTTGGAGAGTAGAGTCATTCCGAACTCTAGAAAGGTCAAGTAAGCTGAAACAACTTGTCCAGGCAGAACAATTATTGGCTTTCCCTTCACAGATCCTACAGCTCCCCTCTTTATAACGTTAACGTTAACGCCTTCAAAGAGGAGATCGCCCTCCTCCTTTATTACCTTCTTGACGAAGTCCTTTTCTCCTACTGAAGATCCGCCTATGGATATAACTACGTCAGCCTCCTCTGCTCCCTTAAGAATCATTGACCTGACGTCTTCCTTTTTGTCCTTGGCAACGCCGAGGTACTCTGACTTACCGAATGGATAGAGTAAGTTCATAATCATGGGAGAAATTATATCTCTGTTGCTTTCACCGCTGTAGTAAGATGAAAGCTCGTCACCGTTGGCGAAGATTGCGAAGGTCATGTCCATTACCTCTACCATATTAAGGCCTTGAATTAGAACGGCTCCTAGCTTGTTGGGAGTAAGGATTTCCCCCTTTCCTAGAATGAGGTCTCCCTCCTTGACGTCCTCCCCTATTTCCCTAATATCCTTACCTGCACTAATCTTTCCCTTAAATTGAACATAACCATCTTCCAGCGTGCTGTTCTCAACCCTCACAACGGTATCTGCTCCTATGGGAACAGGAGCTCCAGTTGTAACGTAATAGGCCTCCCCTGGATTTATGGAAGGTGGTTGGGAATCTGGAAAAACCTTCCCTGCCACTTTTAACTTCTTTAAGTTCAAATCCTCAAATCTCACTGCGTAGCCATCCATGGCTGAAAGTCTCCTATCTGGGACGTTCTTCACGGCTATAACATCCCGCGACACTGCTCTACCGACTGCCCTAAACACGTCCATTTCCTTTCCTTTACATCTCAGATTGAATGGATATGCCATTAGAATTCCTCTAGCTTCGTCTAGTGATATTAATGCCATATATTAAGATAATGCTGTTAATCATTTAAAATTTCGTCCTATATTAACCTATGAATTGCGTGTTCCAAGTTAGCGGGCTTAAGGATTCAGGAAAAACTTCCGTGATAGAGAGGGTGATAAGGGAAGCTAAACTTAAGGGAATGACAGTAACGGTGATCAAGAAGTCGCATCACATTGTAGACCCAGAGGGAAAGGACACGTGGAGATTCAGAAATGCAGGGGCAGACCTTGTGCTCTTCACGGGTAGCGACGAGGTAACCTCGCTTTTATTGGAAAAATCCCCTTTTGACCTAGTAGATTATTTACCTTCTCATATAATAATAATTGAAGGATACAACCAAGAAACCGTTGGAGAAAAGTTCGTTGTTGGCTCACCTGATCAGGTAGAGGAAATATCAAAACAGATAATTCAAAAGCTAGATCAATGTCATGATACACATTATCTAAACATCATGGGTAACGAAAAGGACGTAACAACAGATCTAAAGCTCTGGTTAATCTATAATCTCATGCGTAAAATGAACATAGATGAGGTAAGGTTAGGTGATAGGTGAAGAGCAGATCTCACTTTCGGCATCAGCTTTCGTCTCTGACGCTATTTTCTTTATGAAAAGAAACAACATAAGGAGAATAGTGGTAAGGGACGGAGACAAAATATACGGCGTCTTCTCGGTGGATGAGGCGTTACACCACATTTTAGATAACACCACAGATGTCAGATTAGTCGACGCTAAGAAAAAGAAGCCCATAATTGAGGAAAGCCTCGATTTGAAGAGAATAGTAAAAAGAATGGTAGAAGAGAATTCTGACTTCGTTCTGGTAGGAAACAAGATAATTACAGAAAAGAGTGTGGTTTCCATGTTCGATTGGAAAGATGTAAAGGAAAGGGTTTCCGACATATCAAACGAAGGGGTAACCTTACCTCCTTATACCAAACTCTTTACTGCAATTGAAATCATGATAAAGAGGGGGATAAGACATTTGATAATAGCCGATAAAAAACCCATAGGGATTCTATCTTCAAGGGACATAGTTTTCTCTTATGGACAAGTCAGCTTATCCACTGAAATATCTAACTTTATACAGCCATCCTTAGTATCAGTTCCATGCTACCTTGAAGTTAGGGAAGCTGTTAACTTAATGTTATCTAGAAATGTCGGTACTATAATAACTACTAACTCTTCAGTTAAATTGTTTACCTTAAGAGATTTGATAAAAGTTATTTCAAAGTATCTATAGAGGTATTAATGTGAAAAACATTTTCTCTTGTCCCATAGATGGGAGTAGAGTCGATCCAGATACTTTGATGTGTGAGAAAGAACATAGATTCTATAAGGTTAACGGATATTACGACTTCGTGCTTAAAGATGTGAAAGTAGATGACGTTCTAGAGAAGGTAGCCCCGCTTTATGAGAACTTGTGGGCTCCCGTAGGGATGTTCTTGACTTCCCACAGGACTTACGGTTCCATAATGAGGGAGATATCGGATTTCGTATCGGGAGAAGTCGTAGTGGACGTGGGAACTGGACCAGGCAGACTCTTTGATTTCGTTAAGTGTTCGACTTGCGTAGGCGTTGATCTATCCACTAGGTTCCTTTTAATGTTAGTAAATAAAAGAAAAAATGTAATAGCAGTGAAGGGAAATGCGTTGGGATTACCAATTGCTAACGAGGTAGCAGATGGAGTTTCTTCATCTTTCGTGCTTCATATGTTGCCCAATCCTTCGGTCGCCATAAAGGAACTTTCCAGGATAACCAAAAGAGGAGGGCATGTGGCAGTAACTGTGTTGGCTAACAAGAACGTAATCTCAAGCTTTTTATCAAAATGGTGGAAGTTAGAGATAAAATCTAAGGACTTGTATCTTTCCTACTTCAAGGAAAACGGTATCCAAGTTAATGAAACAAAAGACATGGGACCTTGGGTCATGATAAAGGGAACGAAGCTTTGAATGGTCCGTTAAAAGTATATCAGTAAAGAGATAGAGTATAGTGACGTGATCTGGAACCGCAATTAAAGGAATTCTTTGTTGACATGAAGAATACAATGCACTAGTCGTTATTTTTTGTATCTACTTACTCTCCCAAAAGAGTTTAGGCTTAGAGCTCTCATAAATAAGGTTTGATTTAAAACGCTTACCATGATTATCTCATCCAAACAGTTACAGCCGACGCCAGGAAAGCTAGTCCGTCTAATATATCCAAAAGCCTGAAAGTAGTGGAGGAAAACGTAACAAACGAAAGTGCCATAATGTATATACCAGCGACAGCCAAGATCATTACTATTATCATTATAGAATAATAATACATTACTCCGTCTCCAGCTATAATCCTGAAGACTCTCTCGCTTCCAGTCAATCCGAAAACAATTCTTTCTCCTCCTAACACTAGACCAAGGATGTAGAAATACACTGGATCGAACCCGAAGAAGAAAAACGAAAAGTCGGTCAATCCGGAAGGTCCTAATCTTATAGTAAGCAAGGCCGATAGCGCTACCAGGACTGCTCCAGAAATTAGACTGAGGCCCCTCTTCTTCAATCTGTTAATGATATGGGCCATTGCTCTACACCTACTATAGAGTCTCCTAAATTCACATCTAAAATTTCCCCTGCTAAAAGACCTCCCAACGCACCTAAAACTAGGCCAGGAATTCCAGCCAACTTTAAGCCCAATAGACCACCTAGGGTGGAACCGAAAGCCTTTCCCATAATTTGATCGTTAACCTTATAGATCGTGGCGAAATCCCTTCCTCCGCCCCGTCCTCTTCTCTTGGCTAGAATAGCGAAGTCAAGAATAGCATCTTTTACCTCGTTTAAATCGTTGCTCCTAATTAAAGCAACATAGTTCTCAACACCTTTGTCCTTCCTGTAATATAAGGGAACGAAACCTGAGCTCTTTAGTTCCTGTAGAAGATTACCAGCAGATTCACTGACCTTAAAAGAAACCTTGTACATGCTTATACTTTCGATTTGAAAACTATAAATATATTTCTCAAATACTTTCTAAAAACCTTAGCTTTAAGAAAGAGTGCTCTAATTATTATTAATGAGCCATGAGCTCTTCTTATACCACTCAGAGGTTCTATGCAATAGGAAAAGTAGACTCTTTAGATATACCCGAAGAGATTACACTAACGGGGGATCATAAGCATATATCAGCTGCTGTGGACGAGGCAATTGAAAAGCTCAGAGATTACTTGTCAAAGGAAGGAATGAAGGGTAAGTTCATAGCGAGAATAGAAGTTTACGTAAAAGACGACGAATGTTCAAATCTCGTAGAGAGCATAAAAACTAGAATTTCAATTTAGTAATCATGGAGGAGTTATCTGAGCCTTTAGAAAATTACGTAAAGGAGATCTACGAGCTTGAGGAAATTAAAGGAAAGGCTAAAGTAACTGACCTAATAGAAGCCTTTCACGTATCACCAGGTACTATCAGCAAGGCAATAAATAGATTGGAAAAGATGGGGTTGATCCAGAGAAAGGACGGACTTAAATTGACTTCTGAAGGAAGGAAGATTGCAGAAAGGCTGATTAGATCCCATAGACTTAGTGAAAGACTTCTTACTGACATGATAGGCTTGGATTGGATAAGATCTCACGAAATAGCACATAGATTAGAACATATCTGGCCTGACGACGTTCTAGACGTAATAGACATGAAGCTGGATAGGCCTGCGACTTGTCCCCATGGTCACCCTATTCCTGGAAGGAAAGTAGAACTAGGGAAATCGATGACAAATGCAAGTTTAGGCAAGCATAGAATCATCATGATAATAAGGGAAGAAGAGTGGATCTTAAGGGAAGCTGAGAAGCTTGGTCTTTTGCCAGGAGTTGAAGTAGTTTTGCTTGAAGTAAACGAGACCGGAGTTAAAATTAGATTGCCCGACTCAGAAAAAGAAATCACGTTGCAGCCATCCTTAGCTAAGGAGGTGATGGTAAGTGACTGATTTGGACGAGTTGTCTACTAAGGTTTTGATGCACATTTACAAATATGGGCCAGACACTCCTTGGTACATGGCTAGAAGGTTAATGGGAGAAAGCGGTTGGGCGCCTAAATACGATGCGGACCAGGTAGAGAATGTATGCAAAAAGCTTAAGGACGAGGGATACCTCACGCCCTTTAAGGGTGCTCTAAAGAAGTCAGTGACTTCATCTGTTAAGCCGTGGCTTAAGGTTAAAGCTAAGGAGCTTGGTCATAAGCCAAAGGGCGTTTACTACGATCTAACTAAGGAAGGTAGAAGAATAGCTTCTCAGCTATATAAGGATTATAAGGAAAAGGAAGAGAAAAACAACAAAAGGAATCAACATTGAACGTAGAAGAAGTAGTAAAAGTTGTGCTGGAATCCTCGGACCCAGGGAAAGCTACCGAGGAAGGACTAAAGAAAATACCTTCGAAATACTTGGAGAAACCCATGGTGGTT
It includes:
- a CDS encoding glycosyltransferase family A protein, which codes for MPEVLIPVGPSDRLDWVKKTLSSAVSLNLSRVIVYDNSEREDLSQLIDQFNVVHVKDKRMKQVNMARLRNKLISLARERVVVLMDSDVVIKSASNLIRKVEEEGYSFSWMHYAYSEDEMNKPTEVGENNPNLGCASLDLEAIKKIGMFDEKYARDEDVWVYSKLRKEGMKVGSIEERCLHLNRSHERKDLRTSIKEARRNLWRPKYDVMLMMDGLTQATFLTGYTYYGSYYIVGVLSVLFYPASLLYLPIVGVGIKYYGGFRRWFYNLIPGLALALAFPYGIAWNLVRRHKH
- a CDS encoding amidohydrolase, whose translation is MRESFREFTITGCSFVLSDPWNVLSGVNVYIKDGMVMDVGDYQSGDVLDCKGGVLMSGLVNAHTHTPMSILRGYKDDLDLHQWLSFMWEKEASIYNDIMNVGSEISVIEMLLSGTTAFVDMYFNPSGIKGLAEKYRIRAFAGETFMDNREDSESVKRRQESLSPSTFFKPIVNVHSLYTASLETLHKAAQIAKSQKTWIHMHVSETRQEVYSIKRKTGKFPVELLNETGFLNLIQAVHMGWITNQEISYMKGKTSTHCPTSNMKLATAGSFPFKEMHESGVNVTIGTDGAASNNSLDMFREMKTAVLLQRHSYWDLWVKASHVLEASTVNGYKLIGINGGEVKKGKVADLVILDRRSMLPLKEDRIVSNLVYNVTGNAVKTVIVGGEISYDVSMKETFLNRIETLYNEVKDL
- a CDS encoding diphthine--ammonia ligase, coding for MILCVLFSGGKDSTYALHWAIFKGFKLGKLITFIPERDDSWMFQYQNVKFTKFQADSMGLPLTFINTSGEKSSELNDLRRAMSSCVDEGMDGVLTGALLSDYQRMNVNMIAQELNLRVFSPLWRKNQEEYLRWLPREGFSFIITHSASMGFPHDLVGKEIGEAEVERIISASRKFSFNPAFEGGEAETFVVNAPLFTKKINVKGKTSCKGDSCTFIIEKVNLVERVI
- a CDS encoding molybdenum cofactor guanylyltransferase, coding for MLAGGKSSRFGCDKCEFKINGATMLDRLNFEFGEPLIVSRHQRGYKREVVEEGRYEGPLKGIKTALNYMKGDKVFLTGCDYPFLTSRLVEHFCDKNFKVVSYYDGRFQPLLSCYSLDYLKQVIGNARKLTDLILMSNEIYLVGYYEVKMLDPYMLSVEDMDSLVSQRRKEEFKVSQILLKESSEILMRS
- a CDS encoding molybdopterin molybdotransferase MoeA — encoded protein: MALISLDEARGILMAYPFNLRCKGKEMDVFRAVGRAVSRDVIAVKNVPDRRLSAMDGYAVRFEDLNLKKLKVAGKVFPDSQPPSINPGEAYYVTTGAPVPIGADTVVRVENSTLEDGYVQFKGKISAGKDIREIGEDVKEGDLILGKGEILTPNKLGAVLIQGLNMVEVMDMTFAIFANGDELSSYYSGESNRDIISPMIMNLLYPFGKSEYLGVAKDKKEDVRSMILKGAEEADVVISIGGSSVGEKDFVKKVIKEEGDLLFEGVNVNVIKRGAVGSVKGKPIIVLPGQVVSAYLTFLEFGMTLLSKIGVKRRKVKVILDEDLLIVHNMDSTFLLDIEGCYAKPLRWGVGLYSDLAKANGYGYFKKMTHYKKGDEVEAYLF
- the mobB gene encoding molybdopterin-guanine dinucleotide biosynthesis protein B; protein product: MNCVFQVSGLKDSGKTSVIERVIREAKLKGMTVTVIKKSHHIVDPEGKDTWRFRNAGADLVLFTGSDEVTSLLLEKSPFDLVDYLPSHIIIIEGYNQETVGEKFVVGSPDQVEEISKQIIQKLDQCHDTHYLNIMGNEKDVTTDLKLWLIYNLMRKMNIDEVRLGDR
- a CDS encoding CBS domain-containing protein, with product MIGEEQISLSASAFVSDAIFFMKRNNIRRIVVRDGDKIYGVFSVDEALHHILDNTTDVRLVDAKKKKPIIEESLDLKRIVKRMVEENSDFVLVGNKIITEKSVVSMFDWKDVKERVSDISNEGVTLPPYTKLFTAIEIMIKRGIRHLIIADKKPIGILSSRDIVFSYGQVSLSTEISNFIQPSLVSVPCYLEVREAVNLMLSRNVGTIITTNSSVKLFTLRDLIKVISKYL
- a CDS encoding methyltransferase domain-containing protein is translated as MKNIFSCPIDGSRVDPDTLMCEKEHRFYKVNGYYDFVLKDVKVDDVLEKVAPLYENLWAPVGMFLTSHRTYGSIMREISDFVSGEVVVDVGTGPGRLFDFVKCSTCVGVDLSTRFLLMLVNKRKNVIAVKGNALGLPIANEVADGVSSSFVLHMLPNPSVAIKELSRITKRGGHVAVTVLANKNVISSFLSKWWKLEIKSKDLYLSYFKENGIQVNETKDMGPWVMIKGTKL
- a CDS encoding metal-dependent transcriptional regulator codes for the protein MEELSEPLENYVKEIYELEEIKGKAKVTDLIEAFHVSPGTISKAINRLEKMGLIQRKDGLKLTSEGRKIAERLIRSHRLSERLLTDMIGLDWIRSHEIAHRLEHIWPDDVLDVIDMKLDRPATCPHGHPIPGRKVELGKSMTNASLGKHRIIMIIREEEWILREAEKLGLLPGVEVVLLEVNETGVKIRLPDSEKEITLQPSLAKEVMVSD